In a genomic window of Cytobacillus sp. FSL H8-0458:
- a CDS encoding (2Fe-2S)-binding protein — protein MHIEKHPVLGRQLHKPVTIYFNDQPYQAYTQQSVAAALMANGIKKLGVSRKLVQSRGLFCSRGRCCSCYMTIDGEDHVRSCMTEVEDGMRIYPNMDDPEVRRDIDED, from the coding sequence ATGCACATTGAGAAACATCCCGTTCTGGGCAGGCAGCTTCACAAGCCTGTAACCATTTATTTCAATGACCAGCCATATCAGGCCTATACGCAGCAATCAGTCGCTGCCGCCTTAATGGCAAATGGAATTAAGAAATTGGGTGTCAGCCGGAAGCTGGTCCAATCCAGAGGATTATTCTGCTCCCGCGGAAGATGCTGCAGCTGCTATATGACCATTGACGGTGAGGACCATGTACGGAGCTGCATGACAGAAGTTGAAGATGGCATGCGAATATACCCGAATATGGATGACCCCGAGGTAAGGAGGGACATTGATGAAGACTGA
- a CDS encoding NAD(P)/FAD-dependent oxidoreductase: MKTDVLIIGGGPAGLSAAIETASRGLDVIIIDETSRLGGQLNQQTQVLRPLPPIYESMRGFELAYKLTGQIKDSNVRPLLNHRLVGFYADGSAGITDEENVFPVNAKKIIVASGAAEKAVAFPKWTLPGIMTIGAAQTLINRDFVLPGREAVIVGSSDFAIETALQLMGVGIQVKAIVEQQSGASAKEQEKVSELTRKRIPVYFNSFIKEARGNGQVEQIDVALPDEVITLNVDLVCMDGGRAPILDVFYQLGCSFGYQEELGGWVPQYNNRLQTGREDVFLAGNAAGISTHGPLLLTGMIAGISVSEELQAIRTEEANEIREALWKELQLLEYSEVYSGRVKHLENFTSPVLKDQFIS, translated from the coding sequence ATGAAGACTGATGTACTGATTATTGGAGGCGGTCCTGCAGGTCTTTCGGCAGCAATTGAGACGGCATCAAGGGGACTGGATGTAATAATTATTGATGAAACTTCCAGGCTTGGCGGGCAGCTAAACCAGCAGACTCAAGTGCTGCGTCCGCTGCCTCCTATATATGAATCCATGCGTGGCTTTGAATTGGCATATAAACTAACAGGGCAGATTAAGGATTCTAATGTGAGGCCGCTCCTAAATCACCGTCTTGTCGGATTTTACGCTGATGGAAGTGCCGGAATTACAGATGAAGAAAATGTATTTCCTGTAAATGCAAAAAAGATTATAGTGGCTTCCGGAGCAGCTGAAAAGGCTGTCGCTTTTCCAAAATGGACATTGCCGGGGATTATGACAATCGGTGCTGCACAGACATTGATTAATCGCGATTTTGTGCTGCCCGGGAGAGAAGCTGTTATTGTGGGCTCAAGTGATTTTGCCATCGAAACAGCTTTACAGCTGATGGGTGTAGGAATCCAGGTGAAAGCAATTGTAGAACAACAAAGTGGTGCTTCGGCAAAAGAGCAGGAAAAAGTGAGTGAGTTGACACGTAAACGAATTCCTGTTTATTTTAATAGTTTTATAAAAGAAGCAAGAGGAAATGGGCAGGTGGAACAGATTGATGTTGCGCTGCCGGATGAAGTCATTACCCTGAATGTGGACCTCGTTTGCATGGATGGAGGCAGGGCACCCATACTGGATGTTTTTTATCAGCTGGGCTGTTCCTTTGGATATCAAGAAGAGCTGGGCGGCTGGGTTCCGCAATATAATAATAGATTACAAACCGGCAGAGAAGATGTATTCCTAGCCGGGAATGCAGCAGGCATAAGCACTCATGGTCCTTTGCTTCTAACAGGAATGATTGCCGGCATCAGTGTAAGTGAGGAATTGCAGGCAATCAGAACGGAAGAGGCAAATGAGATAAGAGAGGCACTTTGGAAAGAACTTCAATTATTGGAGTACAGCGAAGTTTACAGCGGAAGAGTCAAGCATCTCGAGAACTTTACAAGCCCAGTGCTGAAAGATCAATTTATCTCCTAG
- a CDS encoding (2Fe-2S)-binding protein — MNKLDKSTIICRCEEISCEEVEEVISNGGRTFDDVKRITRCGMGPCQAKICTSMVAEIIHQQTGLSPSEIPLPRMRMPLSPIKLETLATNSTSFSAVKSVLDEVELEEGKVR, encoded by the coding sequence GTGAATAAGTTGGATAAATCGACGATCATCTGCAGATGTGAAGAAATCAGCTGTGAAGAAGTGGAAGAGGTAATCAGCAATGGAGGAAGGACTTTTGATGATGTGAAGAGGATTACCCGCTGCGGAATGGGTCCCTGCCAGGCTAAAATCTGCACCAGCATGGTGGCAGAAATTATTCACCAGCAGACTGGGCTGTCGCCTTCAGAGATTCCGCTGCCGAGAATGAGGATGCCGTTATCCCCCATTAAGCTTGAAACACTGGCAACGAACAGTACATCCTTTAGTGCCGTCAAGTCTGTTCTTGATGAGGTGGAATTGGAAGAAGGGAAGGTGAGGTAA
- a CDS encoding NAD(P)/FAD-dependent oxidoreductase, with protein sequence METNYETIVIGGGVVGSGIAYHLSEQYKEGVLVLDKKYPMSGTSGSTQAWVWVHNKTPSWYAEFNMYSAELYPYLSKKIGDVEYKRTGGLSPFFNESDREKAQKLAESYRKIGIKIKVLSREEVLEKEPYMNPEVAGATYSSIDGNVNPFRLIDMYMRAAKRNGVRYSAYNKVTEIKKQDGKYLVFSDKGAFECKNLILAGGTWSREIGDMLGVKIPVNQLRGQILVSEPLKPFLNFTISGLRQANNGEVLMGYSMEEAGFNRATTLDVIQETANMAVRYVPGLRKAKIVRAFSGIRAMPEDGFPILGEVPGFENLYVAATHSGVTLSPLIGTLITELIIDGETSIPIDRYSLSRFG encoded by the coding sequence TTGGAAACCAATTATGAAACAATTGTTATCGGAGGGGGTGTAGTGGGCAGCGGAATTGCTTACCACCTGTCTGAGCAATACAAAGAAGGCGTGCTTGTGCTTGATAAAAAATACCCCATGTCAGGCACCTCAGGATCCACCCAGGCCTGGGTATGGGTACATAATAAAACACCTTCCTGGTATGCGGAATTTAATATGTACAGCGCGGAACTCTATCCTTATCTGTCTAAAAAAATCGGGGACGTTGAATACAAAAGGACAGGTGGCCTATCGCCTTTTTTCAATGAAAGTGATCGTGAAAAGGCACAGAAGCTCGCGGAATCTTATCGAAAAATCGGCATCAAAATCAAAGTCTTATCCAGGGAAGAAGTTCTCGAAAAAGAGCCCTATATGAATCCGGAAGTTGCAGGGGCTACCTACAGCTCCATTGATGGCAATGTAAATCCATTCCGCCTTATTGATATGTATATGAGAGCAGCTAAAAGAAATGGCGTCCGCTATTCTGCTTATAATAAGGTAACTGAGATTAAAAAGCAGGATGGAAAATACTTAGTTTTTTCAGACAAGGGTGCGTTTGAATGCAAAAATCTGATTCTTGCTGGCGGAACCTGGTCGAGAGAAATAGGTGACATGCTTGGAGTTAAGATTCCTGTTAATCAATTAAGAGGGCAGATCCTGGTATCTGAACCATTAAAGCCTTTCTTAAATTTTACAATCAGCGGATTAAGGCAGGCAAACAATGGTGAAGTACTGATGGGCTATTCAATGGAGGAAGCCGGATTTAACCGGGCTACAACACTTGATGTGATTCAGGAAACAGCCAATATGGCGGTCCGTTATGTTCCTGGATTAAGAAAAGCAAAAATTGTCCGCGCCTTTTCCGGAATCAGGGCCATGCCTGAGGATGGTTTTCCGATTCTTGGTGAGGTACCGGGCTTTGAGAACTTATATGTAGCTGCCACCCATAGCGGAGTTACACTTTCTCCTTTAATAGGCACCCTTATAACAGAGTTAATCATAGATGGGGAAACTTCGATTCCGATTGACAGGTATTCTTTAAGCAGGTTTGGTTAG
- a CDS encoding DUF1904 family protein, protein MPHLFIRGISVDQTKEISTQLVKDLARLCDCGEDNFTLEVLNSTFVFDTKEVPAYPFIEVKWFDRGKEAQNEFAGIVTNHVQSLGLPEVEVAFTAFLEADYYFNGKSFAD, encoded by the coding sequence ATGCCGCATTTGTTTATAAGAGGAATTTCAGTCGATCAGACGAAGGAAATCAGCACGCAGCTGGTGAAAGACCTGGCTCGGCTTTGTGACTGCGGAGAAGATAACTTTACATTAGAAGTTTTGAATTCAACTTTTGTGTTTGATACTAAAGAAGTTCCAGCATATCCATTTATAGAAGTAAAGTGGTTTGACAGGGGCAAAGAGGCTCAAAACGAATTTGCCGGGATTGTTACGAATCATGTTCAGTCGCTGGGATTGCCGGAGGTTGAGGTGGCATTTACTGCATTTTTAGAGGCTGATTATTATTTTAATGGGAAGAGTTTTGCGGATTAG
- a CDS encoding YvrJ family protein, translated as MEQMVTLISELGFPIVVTLFLLNRIEAKLDVVVSSIQGLPDRLKE; from the coding sequence ATGGAACAGATGGTCACATTAATCAGCGAGCTCGGCTTCCCAATCGTCGTCACCCTTTTTCTGCTGAACCGGATTGAAGCCAAACTTGATGTTGTTGTATCGTCCATTCAGGGATTGCCAGATCGGCTTAAAGAATAG
- a CDS encoding DUF2922 domain-containing protein, whose protein sequence is MAKSLEMTFISELGKPTKLSVDNPIEPIDPAAVKAAMEQIIAANAFDGNGGDLVLAESARLVEQNVIEYELV, encoded by the coding sequence ATGGCTAAATCATTAGAAATGACTTTCATCTCTGAACTGGGCAAGCCAACGAAACTATCCGTTGATAATCCGATTGAACCAATTGATCCTGCTGCTGTAAAAGCTGCCATGGAGCAAATCATTGCTGCCAATGCATTTGATGGCAATGGCGGGGATTTGGTTTTAGCGGAAAGTGCCAGATTGGTTGAACAGAATGTAATTGAATATGAATTAGTATAA
- a CDS encoding DUF1659 domain-containing protein, which produces MAQAIITDSKLRLVFETGLNGQGKPVHKSKTYSGVKQSATADQLFTVGQAISGLSSYPLTEINRNDSFDILG; this is translated from the coding sequence ATGGCACAAGCAATTATCACTGATTCCAAACTTCGCCTGGTATTTGAAACAGGCCTTAATGGGCAGGGCAAGCCGGTTCACAAATCGAAAACTTATAGCGGCGTAAAGCAATCGGCCACAGCAGACCAGCTTTTCACAGTTGGACAAGCGATCTCCGGTCTAAGCAGCTACCCATTGACAGAGATTAATAGAAATGACAGCTTCGATATTTTAGGCTAA
- a CDS encoding sigma-70 family RNA polymerase sigma factor — translation MESFEQIASQYEPMIHDIMHRLNVYKNTEEFQQLGLITLWQAWKNHDDEKGNFFSYAYGMVKGKMMNELTRQTSQIDRYIYPEADFWEFIEDTSPAPSSELTQDLFGKCGMLSENQMKWLQYTLCDGLSVREIAEKEQVSLSAVKNWRHGAREKLKKILQLN, via the coding sequence GTGGAGAGTTTTGAACAGATAGCATCACAATATGAGCCTATGATCCATGACATCATGCATAGATTGAACGTCTATAAAAACACTGAGGAATTCCAGCAGCTGGGTTTAATCACACTTTGGCAGGCGTGGAAAAATCATGACGATGAAAAAGGAAACTTCTTTTCCTATGCTTACGGAATGGTAAAAGGAAAAATGATGAACGAATTAACGAGGCAAACAAGCCAAATTGACCGGTATATCTATCCAGAGGCAGACTTCTGGGAATTCATCGAAGATACCTCACCAGCCCCCAGCTCAGAGCTCACACAAGATCTTTTTGGAAAATGCGGAATGTTATCTGAAAACCAAATGAAATGGCTCCAATATACTTTATGTGATGGGCTATCAGTCAGGGAAATTGCTGAAAAAGAGCAGGTCTCACTGTCTGCAGTCAAAAACTGGCGGCACGGTGCTCGTGAGAAGCTGAAGAAAATTTTGCAGCTTAATTAA
- a CDS encoding metal-sensing transcriptional repressor, with amino-acid sequence MDNHHKHRKSIVNRLAKIEGHVRAVKKMTEEGRDCNDLLIQLSAVRSALDSCGKLILKDHLEGCLIEAVKSGKEAEMLKQLNDSIDKFIK; translated from the coding sequence GTGGATAATCATCATAAACACAGAAAAAGTATTGTTAATCGTTTAGCTAAAATTGAAGGGCATGTTCGGGCAGTAAAGAAAATGACCGAAGAGGGGAGAGATTGCAACGATTTGCTGATACAGCTATCTGCTGTCCGTTCAGCTTTAGATAGCTGCGGAAAGCTCATACTAAAGGATCATTTAGAGGGATGCCTTATTGAAGCTGTTAAAAGCGGAAAAGAAGCAGAAATGTTAAAACAGCTTAATGACTCTATTGATAAATTCATTAAATAA
- a CDS encoding MATE family efflux transporter, producing the protein MEDAKEQTRSSIIKTILLLAIPVVIENFFQMILGFVDTLFVSKLGLIEVSAVGVTNAILAIYFAVFMAIGISANVYVAKYLGAGRQEKVKEVTAQSILLASFFGVFFGLLTLFFSEELLRLMGVEMGVLSAANSYFRIVAIPSIFISLMFVLSSVLRGNGDTKSPMKISIFINLVNILLDYILIFGFLFIPALGIEGAAYATLISRLIGSIGLFIYIRKANMLEWSSAFWWINKKMLLEIISLSSPAAAERLAMRVGQVLYFGLIVSIGTNTFAAHQIAGNIEVFAYMIGYGFATAATTLVSKCIGSGEVEKAEEYARYSLWIGTAVMSLFGILLFIGGEWIGGFFTSDAAVINQIKTALQIDAFIQPILAIVLILTGIYQGAENTKYPFYLTLIGIWVIRTGGVYFLGITLGLGISGIWIAIGLDNLYRAAFLLKNFRNGKWKKEESVPSAKAAGN; encoded by the coding sequence ATGGAGGATGCTAAAGAACAAACCCGTTCAAGTATTATTAAAACCATTCTCTTATTAGCAATACCTGTAGTCATTGAGAATTTTTTTCAGATGATCCTCGGTTTTGTAGACACGCTGTTTGTCTCGAAGCTGGGCCTAATTGAAGTTAGTGCAGTTGGAGTAACGAATGCGATCCTCGCTATTTACTTTGCTGTTTTTATGGCGATTGGAATTTCAGCTAATGTTTACGTTGCAAAGTACTTAGGGGCAGGGAGACAAGAAAAAGTCAAAGAAGTAACAGCTCAATCGATTCTCTTAGCGAGTTTTTTCGGGGTGTTTTTTGGTTTATTAACCCTGTTTTTCTCAGAAGAATTATTGCGCTTAATGGGAGTGGAAATGGGTGTACTTTCTGCAGCTAATTCATATTTTAGAATAGTAGCAATTCCTTCCATTTTTATTTCACTCATGTTCGTATTAAGCAGTGTTTTAAGAGGTAATGGTGATACAAAATCACCAATGAAGATTAGTATATTCATTAATTTAGTAAATATTTTGTTAGACTATATCCTGATATTTGGGTTTTTATTTATTCCTGCTTTAGGTATTGAAGGGGCAGCTTATGCTACTCTTATCTCCCGTCTGATAGGTTCAATTGGATTATTTATTTATATTAGAAAAGCAAATATGCTTGAGTGGAGCAGTGCTTTTTGGTGGATAAATAAAAAGATGCTGCTGGAAATAATTTCACTGAGCAGTCCTGCTGCTGCAGAAAGGTTAGCAATGAGAGTCGGTCAAGTGCTCTATTTTGGCCTTATTGTCAGTATTGGAACAAACACTTTTGCTGCCCACCAAATTGCCGGAAACATTGAAGTGTTTGCCTATATGATTGGTTATGGTTTTGCAACTGCAGCTACTACTCTTGTAAGTAAATGCATTGGATCGGGAGAGGTTGAGAAGGCCGAGGAATATGCAAGGTATTCGCTGTGGATAGGAACTGCAGTCATGAGCTTATTTGGGATTCTTTTATTCATTGGCGGTGAATGGATCGGAGGGTTCTTCACATCTGATGCTGCAGTAATAAATCAAATAAAAACAGCATTGCAAATTGATGCTTTCATTCAGCCTATTTTGGCCATTGTATTGATCTTAACTGGAATATACCAGGGTGCAGAAAATACTAAATATCCTTTTTACTTAACTTTAATTGGTATTTGGGTTATCAGAACTGGCGGGGTATACTTTCTCGGTATAACTCTTGGGTTAGGCATATCAGGAATTTGGATTGCTATTGGATTGGATAATCTCTATAGAGCGGCCTTTCTTTTAAAGAATTTCCGAAATGGAAAGTGGAAAAAAGAAGAGTCAGTTCCTTCCGCAAAGGCTGCGGGAAACTGA
- a CDS encoding cupredoxin domain-containing protein encodes MSLFHYFVLATLSGIAILVSLIARKLRERLTNMHAMIIAMMMGMNIGLTAGVLFGSLYQGDLYSSTLISIGVGAVGGLACGLSLGTLSSIEGFMSGLMGGMMGAMLGEMITHEQAAVLLNIMLTLTTSSLLLFYILPHSKGYENEVNNKSWLLKPFLTFVLLLSFLLFGNQLDKNIAFSGSNSSGQHQHGIQNNSEKEDQKIILNVHPSDFSYSPSEIIVEKNQAASITLNNQDQVDHDIEIKNLSFQEGSVSQHTEHTAGGADFHLHASANSSAAITFTPTKTGVYEFYCTIPGHKESGMTGKLIVK; translated from the coding sequence GTGAGTTTATTTCACTATTTTGTGCTTGCAACATTATCAGGGATTGCTATATTAGTATCTTTAATCGCTCGTAAATTAAGAGAGCGATTGACAAATATGCATGCTATGATCATTGCGATGATGATGGGGATGAATATTGGATTAACCGCCGGGGTTCTGTTCGGATCACTCTATCAGGGAGATTTATATTCTTCCACTTTAATCTCTATCGGAGTCGGTGCTGTTGGAGGCTTAGCCTGCGGATTAAGTTTGGGTACACTGTCCTCTATTGAAGGTTTTATGTCTGGTCTTATGGGTGGAATGATGGGAGCGATGCTAGGGGAGATGATTACGCATGAGCAAGCTGCTGTCTTATTGAATATTATGCTTACACTAACCACAAGTTCATTACTTTTATTTTATATTTTACCTCATTCAAAAGGGTATGAGAATGAAGTTAACAACAAGAGCTGGCTTTTAAAACCATTTTTAACCTTTGTTCTCCTCTTATCTTTTCTGCTCTTTGGAAATCAATTGGACAAAAACATTGCTTTTTCCGGTTCGAATTCATCAGGTCAGCATCAACATGGCATTCAAAATAATTCCGAAAAAGAAGATCAAAAGATTATATTAAATGTTCACCCATCAGATTTTAGTTATTCACCCTCAGAAATTATTGTAGAAAAGAATCAAGCTGCCTCCATTACATTAAATAATCAAGATCAAGTCGATCATGATATAGAAATAAAGAACTTAAGTTTCCAAGAAGGTTCAGTTAGCCAGCATACTGAGCACACTGCCGGTGGAGCAGATTTTCATTTGCATGCTTCAGCCAACAGTTCCGCAGCTATTACTTTTACACCTACCAAAACGGGAGTCTATGAGTTTTATTGTACTATTCCTGGTCATAAGGAAAGCGGCATGACGGGGAAGTTAATTGTAAAATAA
- a CDS encoding PIG-L deacetylase family protein gives MSKGQKILFLGVYGMEVVECGGALAKNVLSGGESYATIMLCRESSQPQVRNAAQTLGVNVSFLNFEYGTVDLSKESKVKLIKVIREVKPDIIITQDPEHSFHDLDPDRRPAMTLLLESIALASRDFALDETPGLNPHPIPTIYYMTPHHPNTVIDISDVWDKKEAAMDMLESQMEFSGMHFDDMLDSKAAEILSPGFSQLNNFHEKGRAIHKVLDKAVHVYHGLATHGHFALAEAYRREGNFHLDELIK, from the coding sequence ATGTCGAAAGGTCAAAAGATTTTATTCCTGGGTGTCTATGGTATGGAAGTTGTTGAATGCGGAGGAGCTCTGGCAAAAAATGTTTTAAGCGGGGGCGAGTCATATGCAACTATCATGCTTTGTCGAGAATCAAGCCAGCCTCAAGTTAGAAATGCAGCACAGACATTAGGTGTTAATGTGTCATTTTTAAATTTTGAATATGGAACGGTTGATTTAAGTAAGGAGTCTAAAGTGAAATTAATCAAGGTAATAAGGGAAGTGAAGCCTGACATTATAATTACACAAGATCCCGAACACTCTTTCCATGATTTAGATCCGGATCGCCGTCCAGCCATGACATTATTACTTGAGTCAATTGCACTGGCCAGCAGAGACTTTGCACTGGATGAAACACCAGGATTAAACCCGCACCCCATTCCAACAATCTATTATATGACCCCGCACCACCCTAATACTGTCATTGATATATCAGATGTATGGGATAAAAAAGAAGCAGCTATGGATATGCTTGAGAGCCAAATGGAGTTTAGCGGAATGCATTTTGATGACATGCTCGATTCCAAAGCAGCGGAAATCTTATCTCCTGGATTCTCTCAACTAAACAATTTCCATGAAAAAGGCAGGGCGATACATAAGGTGCTGGATAAAGCAGTCCATGTCTATCACGGCCTTGCTACTCACGGTCATTTTGCGCTTGCAGAAGCTTACAGAAGGGAAGGTAATTTCCATCTGGACGAGTTAATTAAATAA